A genomic segment from Desulfurobacterium pacificum encodes:
- a CDS encoding TonB-dependent receptor has protein sequence MRYLLLISTVLAAFTAAQGAEITIEGKSLTNAQVKLPVKNEADENAVIESLELLPGVSLNLLSPSPSPQDRLLLRGFSPERVFVYYGDYPLNGSGIRGNYYVDLSSVPSEDVKRIDVIYGNSVIYGSNPGGNVIFEPPGFPIKRETKLQGFTGSYGTVGGNFIFRNSYGTTGIDIRTGAFRTSGYLRNDFTNRWDGTVTVYKLLNDRTSVKFFAQRINLKKGMPVLNDPSNPATNYDSDYPVVKETYFSLACAPFCKLKLIENPGSNFIQRNTTRFGSTVSYDTGNGLISTSLYLNRSFKSEDYYGFFKTPAGVKLTAMHFEGTDDRTYGLRNVWEDFSFYGLSGTAGVEFQNSGHGEIDKNTSVLAPENYNALRRYAGFFSLKKELRVSSVSFNFNGGLRIERWKGNVPYPAPSPSGTEFLPSLSLGVKLGKVKFGIGAGRVYRAPKAEELLWYSKEYQALKAIGRAYDLKAERGWDYELSASTVLSGISLTARAYYYDIKDFIVSNFYAAQTLLGRTFPDRIIENLDYYKVKGIELAGNFNPYSWCKLYASYAYQTSNVADSDLTPDKTPDPSVLVPKHKLVTEAVLGGKDSFVTLKGTFYSKRKGYDVEKVPGFGVFDLSYNFKPVENVSFVFKVNNLFNKKYFYVENYQMPGRNYLISMNVAF, from the coding sequence GTGAGATATTTATTACTCATTTCTACAGTTTTAGCTGCATTTACTGCTGCACAGGGTGCTGAGATAACTATTGAGGGAAAATCCCTCACAAACGCACAGGTTAAATTACCTGTTAAAAATGAAGCTGATGAAAATGCTGTAATAGAAAGCCTTGAGCTACTCCCAGGTGTTTCTCTTAATCTACTTTCCCCCTCCCCTTCCCCTCAGGACAGGTTGCTCCTGAGGGGATTTTCTCCGGAAAGGGTTTTCGTTTATTACGGCGACTATCCTCTTAACGGTTCCGGAATAAGGGGTAATTACTACGTTGACCTTTCTTCTGTTCCATCAGAGGATGTTAAGAGGATAGATGTTATTTATGGTAATTCCGTTATTTATGGTTCTAATCCTGGTGGAAACGTGATTTTTGAACCGCCGGGTTTCCCGATTAAAAGGGAAACGAAGTTGCAGGGCTTTACAGGTTCTTATGGAACTGTTGGCGGAAACTTTATCTTCAGAAACTCCTACGGGACTACGGGAATTGATATCAGGACGGGTGCTTTCAGAACTTCTGGCTATCTCAGGAACGATTTTACTAATAGATGGGATGGAACAGTTACTGTTTACAAGCTTTTGAACGATAGAACGTCCGTTAAGTTTTTTGCACAGCGGATTAACTTGAAGAAAGGGATGCCTGTTTTGAATGACCCTTCAAATCCGGCAACGAACTACGATTCGGACTATCCTGTTGTTAAGGAAACCTACTTCAGCCTTGCATGTGCGCCGTTCTGTAAATTAAAGTTGATTGAAAACCCCGGCAGCAACTTCATTCAGCGCAATACAACGAGGTTTGGTTCAACTGTTTCTTACGATACAGGTAACGGATTGATTTCTACTTCTTTGTATTTAAACAGAAGCTTTAAGAGCGAGGATTATTACGGTTTCTTTAAGACGCCTGCAGGTGTGAAGCTTACTGCTATGCACTTTGAAGGAACTGACGATAGGACTTACGGTTTGAGGAATGTGTGGGAGGATTTTTCCTTTTACGGTTTAAGTGGGACTGCCGGCGTTGAGTTTCAGAACTCCGGACACGGCGAAATAGATAAAAACACTTCTGTTCTTGCACCGGAAAACTACAACGCTTTGAGGAGATACGCGGGCTTTTTCAGTCTGAAGAAAGAGCTGAGAGTTTCTTCCGTTTCGTTCAACTTCAACGGTGGTTTAAGGATTGAAAGGTGGAAGGGAAACGTTCCATATCCTGCGCCTTCGCCTTCAGGCACAGAATTTCTACCTTCTCTATCTTTGGGCGTTAAATTGGGGAAGGTGAAGTTTGGTATAGGTGCTGGAAGGGTTTACAGGGCGCCGAAAGCTGAAGAGCTTTTATGGTATAGCAAGGAATATCAGGCTTTAAAAGCTATAGGTAGAGCTTACGACTTAAAAGCTGAAAGAGGGTGGGATTATGAGTTAAGTGCTTCTACTGTTCTTTCAGGGATTTCTTTAACTGCGAGAGCTTACTACTACGATATAAAAGATTTCATAGTCAGTAACTTCTACGCTGCTCAAACGCTACTTGGAAGGACTTTTCCTGACAGGATAATAGAAAACCTTGATTACTATAAGGTAAAAGGGATAGAGTTGGCGGGGAACTTCAATCCTTACAGCTGGTGTAAACTTTACGCTTCTTACGCTTATCAAACTTCTAACGTGGCAGATTCTGACCTTACCCCTGATAAAACGCCGGACCCTTCTGTTTTAGTGCCGAAGCATAAGCTTGTAACTGAAGCGGTGTTGGGTGGTAAGGATTCTTTTGTTACATTGAAGGGAACGTTTTACTCCAAGAGGAAAGGTTATGACGTTGAGAAAGTCCCAGGATTTGGCGTTTTTGATTTGAGCTACAACTTTAAGCCTGTAGAAAACGTTAGTTTCGTATTTAAAGTTAACAACCTGTTTAACAAGAAATATTTCTACGTTGAAAATTATCAGATGCCAGGAAGAAACTACCTGATTTCCATGAATGTAGCCTTTTAG
- a CDS encoding sensor histidine kinase, with translation MKFEELLKLVNEKTGDVLFVDGKGEIFGTEERLWDRFPFSEVVKGFEDAKSAGKGYFEVEEGGRIFEFKIERVLDGVFLVLRRDVTCARRIHKIKKDILSTVSHEIKTPLTVVKGNLDFLLAYRNLCAEDREIVEESLENVGKIENIVRSLRKLFLEESGGEVVDLKTVVEGVIRNYRKKFEEKGLKIKLFLESAYVRCERILFEQLVKNLIDNAVRFTDRGEINVTLKMGENGVVFSVRDTGRGIPEELQRMVFEKYVKSPDSEGQGIGLSVVKEIVKFHDWKISLSSEVNKGTEVKVIIPTSSTF, from the coding sequence TTGAAGTTTGAAGAGTTGTTAAAACTTGTGAATGAAAAGACAGGCGATGTTTTGTTTGTTGATGGAAAAGGGGAGATTTTTGGAACGGAAGAGCGTTTATGGGATAGGTTTCCTTTTAGTGAAGTTGTGAAAGGTTTTGAAGATGCTAAAAGTGCTGGAAAAGGGTATTTTGAAGTGGAGGAAGGGGGGAGGATTTTTGAATTTAAAATAGAAAGGGTTTTAGATGGAGTCTTTTTGGTTTTGAGGAGGGATGTTACGTGTGCGCGTAGAATTCATAAGATTAAGAAAGATATACTCTCAACTGTTTCCCATGAGATTAAAACACCTTTAACGGTTGTTAAGGGAAATCTGGATTTTTTGTTAGCTTATAGGAATCTTTGTGCGGAAGATAGGGAAATTGTAGAGGAGTCTCTGGAGAATGTAGGAAAGATAGAAAATATAGTAAGGAGTTTGAGAAAGCTCTTTCTGGAGGAGAGTGGAGGAGAAGTAGTAGATTTAAAAACAGTGGTTGAAGGTGTTATTAGAAATTATAGAAAGAAGTTTGAAGAGAAAGGTTTAAAGATAAAGCTATTTTTAGAGAGTGCTTATGTCAGGTGTGAACGGATTCTCTTTGAGCAGCTTGTTAAAAACCTTATAGATAACGCTGTTAGATTTACAGATAGAGGGGAGATAAACGTTACTCTTAAAATGGGGGAGAATGGCGTTGTTTTTTCTGTTAGAGATACGGGAAGAGGGATTCCTGAAGAGCTTCAACGTATGGTTTTTGAGAAATACGTTAAATCACCTGATAGTGAAGGACAGGGAATAGGACTTTCTGTTGTTAAAGAAATTGTTAAGTTCCACGACTGGAAGATCAGCCTGAGTTCAGAGGTTAATAAAGGGACTGAAGTTAAGGTTATTATTCCTACCTCTTCTACTTTTTAA
- a CDS encoding response regulator transcription factor: protein MSFRVAVVEDDVSIANLLKRVLSAEGLKVRTFSTGERFINELFEYGEQFDLVILDVMLPGADGVSVCSFLRDRGVNVPVLMLTALSEEDDKVKGLESGADDYLTKPFGLKELVARVRALLRRRGTFHMSSSAELEFVDEGVVIQGRKVKLTKKEKKLLKVLVDNAGRVVSKDELLVKVWGDENVSLRVVDVHVKHLRDKIGSERIKTVWGVGYRFEV from the coding sequence ATGAGTTTCAGGGTTGCCGTTGTGGAGGATGACGTTTCAATAGCCAACTTGTTGAAAAGGGTGCTGTCGGCTGAAGGTTTAAAGGTAAGAACGTTTTCAACGGGTGAAAGGTTTATCAATGAGTTGTTTGAATATGGGGAACAATTTGACCTTGTAATACTTGATGTAATGCTTCCTGGTGCTGATGGTGTGAGCGTTTGTTCTTTCTTGAGAGATAGGGGAGTTAACGTTCCTGTTCTTATGCTGACTGCTCTTTCGGAAGAGGACGATAAGGTTAAAGGGCTTGAAAGCGGGGCAGATGATTACCTTACTAAACCTTTCGGTTTAAAAGAATTGGTTGCAAGGGTAAGGGCGTTACTGAGAAGGAGAGGAACGTTTCATATGTCTTCTTCAGCAGAGTTGGAATTTGTTGATGAAGGAGTAGTTATTCAGGGAAGAAAAGTGAAGCTAACTAAGAAGGAAAAGAAGTTGTTGAAAGTGCTGGTTGATAACGCTGGTAGGGTGGTTTCTAAAGATGAACTCTTAGTTAAAGTGTGGGGAGATGAGAACGTTTCTCTCAGGGTTGTTGATGTTCACGTTAAACATTTGAGAGATAAGATAGGTAGTGAACGTATAAAAACTGTTTGGGGAGTGGGGTATAGGTTTGAAGTTTGA
- a CDS encoding DUF475 domain-containing protein has translation MSFKKLLKEFLIIFLVSWAIEFLYMGIKGVFEGTTLSLLEISLSFDNAVMNAVILSGMSQVWRKRFLTWGMVFAVFGMRFLFPVLIVSITSGLNMVKVVEIALSKPLIYAHYLEKAEPLILSFGGAFLLMVFINWLFDASKELYWIKFLEERASKMAKLGEIKLILALSISLFIGFLKKDFAILFALILGILLFEIVQFIKEAIEYVKEQKHFDAGIGAFIYLELLDASCSLDGTVGAFAISQNLIIITVGLSVGAFILRSLTLYFVESGKLKQFSYLEHGAHWGIGGLGIMMLLELFYQIPEVVISTVALIFIVSSLISSIKRTEKLI, from the coding sequence TTGTCCTTTAAAAAGCTCCTCAAAGAGTTTCTAATCATTTTCTTAGTTAGCTGGGCTATAGAGTTCTTATACATGGGAATCAAAGGAGTTTTTGAAGGAACAACGCTTTCTCTCTTAGAAATCTCTCTTTCCTTTGACAACGCAGTAATGAACGCCGTAATCCTTTCTGGAATGTCTCAGGTTTGGCGAAAACGCTTCCTCACCTGGGGAATGGTCTTCGCAGTTTTCGGAATGCGATTTCTCTTTCCCGTTCTCATAGTATCAATAACTTCTGGGCTCAACATGGTAAAAGTAGTGGAAATTGCACTTTCAAAACCGCTAATTTACGCACACTACCTTGAAAAAGCAGAACCTTTAATTCTTTCCTTCGGTGGTGCTTTTCTACTCATGGTTTTTATCAACTGGCTCTTTGATGCAAGCAAAGAACTCTACTGGATTAAATTTTTAGAAGAAAGAGCTTCTAAAATGGCAAAGTTAGGAGAAATAAAGCTCATATTAGCACTATCAATATCTCTCTTTATAGGATTTTTGAAAAAAGACTTTGCCATTCTCTTTGCCCTGATTTTAGGAATACTTCTGTTTGAAATTGTCCAGTTCATAAAAGAAGCTATTGAATACGTTAAGGAACAAAAACACTTTGACGCTGGAATTGGCGCTTTTATATACCTTGAGCTGTTAGATGCTTCATGTTCTTTAGACGGCACCGTAGGTGCTTTTGCCATTAGCCAGAACCTGATAATCATTACCGTCGGCTTATCTGTAGGTGCTTTTATTCTCCGTTCTCTTACGCTCTATTTTGTTGAATCTGGAAAGTTAAAGCAGTTTTCCTACCTTGAACACGGCGCTCACTGGGGAATCGGTGGTTTAGGGATAATGATGCTCTTGGAACTTTTCTATCAAATACCCGAAGTCGTCATAAGCACAGTTGCCCTTATATTTATAGTATCTTCCCTAATTTCCTCAATTAAAAGAACAGAAAAGCTGATTTAA
- a CDS encoding nucleotidyltransferase domain-containing protein — MEKPVRLNKDEIRVIKETVLHFDPEAEIILFGSRTDLSKKGGDIDLLIVSSKIKHRERRKIRVELFKKLGDRKIDIVTTENPSKSAFTALAYKYGVKL, encoded by the coding sequence ATGGAAAAGCCTGTAAGACTGAACAAAGATGAAATTAGAGTAATAAAGGAAACGGTTCTACACTTTGACCCGGAAGCTGAAATTATTCTATTCGGAAGTAGAACAGACTTATCAAAAAAAGGCGGTGACATAGATTTACTAATCGTATCTTCTAAAATTAAACACAGAGAACGAAGGAAAATACGTGTAGAACTCTTTAAAAAGTTAGGAGATAGAAAAATAGACATTGTTACAACGGAAAACCCTTCAAAAAGTGCATTTACAGCGTTAGCATACAAATACGGAGTAAAACTATGA
- a CDS encoding DUF503 domain-containing protein gives MGVVIGVLELHLFIPQAHSLKEKRAVVKRVVERIKKKFNVSVTEAGDHDKWQSSVIVCVSAGTSQKIVDATLESVISFVEEIVPGNLARYYKEFI, from the coding sequence ATGGGTGTTGTGATAGGTGTTTTGGAGCTTCACCTTTTTATTCCTCAGGCACACTCTTTGAAAGAGAAAAGGGCTGTTGTTAAACGGGTAGTTGAGCGAATCAAAAAGAAGTTTAACGTTTCTGTTACCGAAGCAGGTGACCATGATAAGTGGCAGAGTTCTGTGATAGTTTGCGTTTCTGCTGGAACGAGCCAGAAAATTGTTGACGCTACGCTTGAAAGCGTTATCTCTTTTGTTGAGGAAATTGTACCCGGAAATCTGGCGAGATATTACAAGGAATTTATCTAG
- a CDS encoding lysylphosphatidylglycerol synthase transmembrane domain-containing protein, with translation MKRSKYFVPVLILVVFFFFLWRYGVFSRLPEIFENLDLRFVAVSLILYALTYYFRALRFSVIFSSISVSDMMAVMSVHTFFNNVLPFRSGEASFPIILKKLFGVEVHASSTALLFVRFLDLLSLSAIFTVSVFAVAFQNKELIWLSFLIVVLLFLGFWLVVKVLNRLKLRFSVIAAIVTFASTFISFRKIVRLFLYSLLTWFTKFASFYFIIKGGDLNLSFFQTVFVSTFGELTTILPIHSFAGFGTYEAGMVGGFKLLGVNTSYALTVAFYFHLILLLMSGILAALGWIYLMRRRSKGFYEV, from the coding sequence TTGAAGAGAAGTAAATATTTCGTTCCTGTTCTAATTTTAGTTGTATTTTTCTTCTTTCTGTGGCGCTACGGCGTTTTCAGTAGATTGCCGGAAATTTTTGAGAACCTTGATTTAAGGTTTGTTGCCGTTTCTCTGATACTTTATGCGTTGACTTACTACTTTAGAGCTTTAAGGTTTTCGGTGATTTTTTCTTCTATTTCCGTTTCTGACATGATGGCAGTTATGAGCGTTCACACGTTCTTTAACAACGTTCTTCCGTTTCGCTCTGGTGAAGCTTCGTTTCCTATAATTCTGAAAAAGCTTTTCGGTGTTGAGGTTCACGCTTCTTCAACGGCTTTGTTGTTTGTTAGGTTTTTAGACCTTTTATCTTTGTCTGCCATTTTTACCGTTTCGGTGTTTGCGGTGGCTTTTCAAAATAAAGAGTTAATATGGCTTTCTTTTTTAATCGTGGTTTTGTTGTTTCTTGGGTTTTGGTTGGTAGTGAAAGTTTTAAATCGCTTAAAGTTAAGGTTTTCCGTTATTGCGGCTATTGTAACTTTTGCAAGCACTTTTATTTCTTTCAGGAAAATTGTTCGTCTTTTCCTTTATTCTCTGCTTACGTGGTTTACTAAGTTTGCTTCTTTTTACTTTATTATAAAGGGGGGTGATTTAAACCTCTCTTTCTTTCAAACCGTTTTCGTTTCTACTTTTGGGGAGCTGACGACGATTCTACCGATTCACAGCTTTGCAGGTTTTGGAACTTACGAAGCTGGTATGGTGGGCGGTTTTAAACTACTCGGCGTGAATACTTCTTACGCTCTGACGGTTGCTTTTTACTTCCATTTGATATTACTTTTAATGTCGGGGATACTGGCAGCTCTGGGGTGGATTTATCTGATGAGACGCCGCTCTAAAGGTTTTTACGAGGTGTAG
- a CDS encoding glycosyltransferase family 2 protein produces MEKVKKVSIVIPVFNEEENVPILYDKLKKVLDNLGIGYEIIFVDDGSTDRTREILEEIASKDKKVKVIEFARNFGQTSAMMAGMDFATGDVIITMDGDLQNDPEDIPRLLEKIEEGYDVVSGWRKNRKDAAISRKLPSKIANWLIGKITGVRIHDYGCTLKAYRSDVIKKVRLYGELHRFIPALASTVTSTSKIIEIPVKHHPRIYGKSKYGISRTFKVIVDLIFIWFLKKFMQKPIHFFGILGLILLLIGSVSFLYLLGLKLLGHSIGGRPLLIISVLFILSGLQMFTTGIISEILMRIYYESQNKTPYVVGRTVNVEEK; encoded by the coding sequence ATGGAAAAAGTAAAAAAAGTTTCTATCGTAATTCCTGTTTTTAATGAGGAAGAAAACGTTCCTATCCTTTACGATAAGCTAAAGAAAGTTCTTGATAACCTTGGTATTGGTTACGAAATCATATTTGTTGATGATGGAAGCACCGATAGAACGAGAGAAATACTTGAGGAGATTGCTTCTAAAGATAAGAAAGTTAAGGTTATTGAGTTTGCGAGGAACTTTGGACAAACTTCTGCGATGATGGCTGGAATGGATTTTGCGACAGGTGATGTGATTATCACTATGGACGGAGATTTGCAGAACGACCCTGAAGACATACCAAGGTTACTTGAGAAAATAGAGGAAGGTTATGATGTTGTTAGCGGCTGGAGAAAGAACAGAAAAGATGCTGCAATTTCACGGAAGTTGCCGTCTAAAATAGCCAACTGGCTTATAGGTAAAATTACCGGCGTCAGAATTCATGATTACGGCTGCACTTTGAAGGCTTATAGAAGTGATGTAATAAAAAAAGTACGCTTATACGGTGAACTTCACAGGTTTATTCCTGCTTTAGCTTCGACGGTAACTTCTACTTCTAAGATAATAGAAATTCCGGTAAAGCACCATCCGAGGATTTACGGAAAGTCTAAATACGGGATTTCAAGGACCTTTAAAGTTATTGTTGACCTTATTTTTATCTGGTTCTTGAAGAAGTTTATGCAGAAACCCATTCACTTTTTTGGAATATTGGGATTAATCTTGCTACTTATAGGCAGTGTTTCTTTCCTTTATTTATTAGGATTAAAGCTGTTAGGGCATTCCATTGGCGGGAGGCCACTTCTTATTATTTCCGTTCTCTTTATACTTTCCGGTTTGCAGATGTTCACTACTGGAATAATAAGTGAAATCCTGATGAGAATCTATTACGAGTCGCAGAATAAAACGCCTTACGTTGTGGGGAGAACTGTAAACGTTGAAGAGAAGTAA
- a CDS encoding ArnT family glycosyltransferase gives MKSRRLWILVLLSLILLVLPNGLYTAFDKDEPKYLEAAREMVVSGDYITPYYNYEYRFDKPILIYWIIVAGYKIFGVNEFGGRFFVSIFGVLTILLLYLWLVRRKDEDFAFWSSLVLLSLLDFIIMSSVAMPDIVLTFFISASLVAFYEGYHQKSKKFYLLAFLFSGFATLTKGPVGLVLPGFIAVVYLIFRRDLIKTLKEIPWFSGFLIYFAVVLPWYGAIFYKHGYEFFRDFIVFHNFHRFFGKVPGHPTEWWYYFANYFWLYLPFSFFFLFAVYRAWKDKEIFTDDLLLFAFCWFFGVFLFFQIAHTKLAHYLLPSFPAFAVIVTWYLKKERSLIPALLTLFVFFVLFVAGVGFFVYKHWNLLGAVFLIPPLAGVIYAVWKRDYLKPITTSFILGMLFFKWVTLPVLQPLRAKPVIGEELRQIALKCKNCKFYFLNYESPEIVYRFRSGQLKSIGFKEAEKLLRSNTPVYIVTRENRLSRLHAPYRIIDKRKELITKHSLVIISNADRSGEWKK, from the coding sequence ATGAAAAGCAGGCGTTTGTGGATTCTTGTTTTACTTTCTTTAATTCTTCTGGTGTTGCCTAACGGTCTTTACACCGCTTTTGATAAGGATGAGCCGAAGTATCTTGAAGCTGCACGAGAAATGGTCGTCAGCGGTGATTATATAACGCCCTACTACAATTACGAATATCGCTTTGATAAACCTATTTTGATTTACTGGATAATTGTTGCCGGTTATAAGATTTTTGGCGTTAACGAGTTCGGTGGAAGGTTTTTCGTTTCTATTTTTGGCGTTTTGACGATTTTGCTGCTGTATCTGTGGCTTGTCAGGAGGAAGGACGAGGATTTTGCTTTTTGGTCTTCTCTGGTTTTGCTGTCTCTTCTTGATTTCATTATTATGTCTTCAGTTGCCATGCCGGACATCGTTTTGACGTTCTTCATATCTGCTTCGCTTGTTGCGTTTTACGAGGGTTATCACCAGAAATCAAAAAAGTTTTATTTGCTGGCGTTTTTGTTTAGCGGTTTTGCGACACTGACTAAAGGACCTGTTGGTCTGGTTTTGCCTGGATTTATAGCTGTTGTTTACTTGATTTTCAGGCGCGACCTGATTAAAACGTTAAAAGAAATTCCGTGGTTTTCCGGGTTTTTGATTTACTTTGCCGTTGTTCTGCCCTGGTATGGGGCGATTTTTTATAAACACGGTTACGAGTTTTTCAGGGATTTCATAGTTTTTCATAACTTTCACCGGTTTTTTGGTAAGGTGCCGGGGCATCCGACAGAATGGTGGTATTACTTTGCCAACTACTTCTGGCTTTATCTGCCGTTTTCTTTCTTCTTTTTGTTCGCCGTTTACAGGGCATGGAAAGATAAGGAGATTTTTACCGACGACCTGTTACTGTTTGCTTTTTGCTGGTTTTTCGGCGTTTTTCTCTTCTTCCAGATAGCACATACGAAATTGGCGCACTACTTGCTGCCGTCTTTTCCTGCTTTTGCCGTTATAGTTACCTGGTATTTAAAGAAGGAGAGGTCTTTAATTCCGGCGTTGCTGACGCTTTTTGTGTTTTTTGTGCTGTTTGTTGCTGGGGTTGGATTTTTTGTTTACAAACACTGGAATTTGCTTGGGGCAGTTTTCCTTATTCCGCCGTTAGCTGGCGTTATCTACGCAGTGTGGAAGAGAGATTACTTAAAACCTATAACGACTTCTTTTATTTTAGGTATGTTGTTCTTTAAGTGGGTTACCCTGCCTGTTCTTCAACCGCTGAGAGCAAAGCCTGTAATAGGAGAAGAGTTGAGGCAGATAGCTTTGAAGTGCAAGAACTGTAAGTTTTATTTCCTTAATTACGAAAGTCCTGAAATCGTTTACAGATTCAGGAGCGGTCAGCTTAAAAGTATAGGATTTAAAGAGGCAGAAAAGTTGCTGAGAAGCAATACGCCTGTTTACATAGTTACGAGAGAGAACAGGTTAAGCAGGCTGCACGCACCGTATAGAATTATTGATAAAAGAAAAGAATTAATTACGAAGCATTCTTTAGTTATTATTTCCAACGCTGACAGGAGTGGAGAATGGAAAAAGTAA
- a CDS encoding ArnT family glycosyltransferase, with protein sequence MTEKKTLKYTLILLFFSLFANLGTFTLHHEEPRRGIITFEMLKSGNFLQPTVLGEPYFKKPPFHEWITSITSFIAGHVSEFTLRFPSVLAVLLTSLLIYLFGKRFLDKKTAIFGALIYPTFFVVLFGYSTKCEPDVLFSLMVTLSIFSWFYFLKNEKVLTAWISGYFFISLALLTKGLPAIHFFYIFIFSYAIIWRKEIKKILTPLHLLGAIIGLIPFTAWLFAVNTKKALLTLVYEVIARAPEHHSITFTIKRYLSFPLRLIAATVPWSLIIIYYCLKKKIPVKLLFENETVKFLLLSSLLNIAVYWIFPGSRLRYIIPALPMLSLVIAYALKEQVILHKRAKKSFQFFLEISVPVLIVAGVIISHNSSLILKETIAFLAFSYFLYFYVLPKINFTNLITFTFLFMVLLRAIYSCYYIPIAQLKYPPYRAEGKKVAEITKDFSLFTKTKYLQFCFYVETFRDKILKFTKHPPKNSLFLSEKPEANVLYTAKVGKKTFYVCSYSVKELKIPGKTSEAEARKTKSQ encoded by the coding sequence GTGACGGAAAAGAAAACCCTTAAATACACACTGATTCTTTTATTCTTTTCTCTATTTGCGAATTTAGGCACATTCACGCTCCACCATGAAGAGCCAAGAAGAGGCATAATAACCTTTGAAATGCTGAAAAGCGGCAATTTCCTTCAACCTACCGTTTTAGGAGAGCCCTATTTTAAAAAGCCACCTTTTCACGAATGGATAACATCCATAACCTCGTTCATCGCAGGGCACGTTTCCGAATTCACCCTCCGCTTTCCTTCTGTCTTAGCAGTTTTGTTAACCTCCCTTCTAATCTACCTATTTGGAAAAAGATTTTTAGATAAAAAAACCGCCATTTTCGGCGCTCTGATATATCCAACTTTCTTTGTAGTTCTCTTCGGATACTCTACAAAGTGTGAACCGGACGTTCTTTTTTCTCTGATGGTTACTCTATCCATCTTTTCGTGGTTCTACTTCCTGAAAAACGAAAAAGTCCTGACAGCATGGATTTCAGGATACTTTTTTATATCGTTAGCATTGCTAACTAAAGGGCTTCCAGCAATTCACTTCTTCTATATCTTCATCTTCTCTTACGCTATTATCTGGCGAAAAGAAATTAAAAAAATCCTCACCCCTCTCCACCTCTTAGGCGCAATTATAGGTTTAATACCTTTCACAGCGTGGCTTTTCGCCGTCAACACCAAAAAGGCACTGCTCACGCTGGTATATGAAGTTATCGCCAGAGCCCCCGAACACCACTCAATAACCTTTACAATTAAAAGATATCTATCTTTCCCATTGAGACTGATAGCAGCAACTGTTCCCTGGTCGTTGATAATCATCTACTACTGCCTTAAGAAGAAAATCCCCGTCAAACTCCTTTTTGAAAACGAAACAGTAAAGTTCCTGTTACTTTCATCACTTTTAAACATAGCCGTTTACTGGATTTTCCCCGGAAGCAGGTTGAGATACATAATACCGGCACTTCCAATGCTATCCTTAGTTATAGCCTACGCCCTCAAAGAGCAGGTTATACTTCATAAAAGAGCGAAAAAATCTTTCCAGTTCTTCCTTGAGATTTCCGTTCCAGTCCTTATAGTCGCAGGAGTTATAATTTCCCACAATTCCTCTTTAATTCTCAAAGAAACAATAGCCTTTTTAGCTTTTTCTTACTTTCTCTATTTCTACGTCCTGCCAAAAATCAACTTTACCAACCTGATAACCTTTACATTTTTATTTATGGTTCTTCTAAGAGCAATTTACAGTTGTTACTACATACCGATAGCTCAACTCAAATATCCGCCTTATAGAGCAGAAGGCAAGAAAGTCGCAGAAATAACAAAAGACTTCTCTCTATTCACCAAAACAAAATATCTGCAGTTCTGCTTCTATGTAGAAACATTTAGAGACAAAATCTTAAAGTTCACCAAACATCCACCCAAAAACTCTCTGTTCCTGTCTGAAAAGCCGGAAGCCAACGTTCTATACACTGCTAAAGTAGGAAAGAAAACGTTTTACGTATGCTCTTATTCTGTTAAAGAGCTTAAAATTCCCGGCAAAACTTCAGAAGCAGAAGCGCGAAAGACAAAATCACAGTAA